In Heteronotia binoei isolate CCM8104 ecotype False Entrance Well chromosome 1, APGP_CSIRO_Hbin_v1, whole genome shotgun sequence, the genomic window CCTATGCATTTCCTATTATcacttcccattttttaaaaaagaaattatgtaCAGGCTAAAAGTCTGTTCCTGAAGAAGTCACCAAATGTACCTTGTCTCACTGCAGAGGCTCTACAAGAACCTCAGTTATGTTACATCTTGGATGGGATTCTGTTTGTCTATGGCATCACTCTCACTTTCCTCTACTGCCGATTGAAGGTGAGTCCTCCCAAATCTTTGAAATGTTCATGGGTGGTTGTGACATAACCAGCATTCTCCAGTGTGGTTCTAATTGGCTTCTTGAATCTTGATAAAATCCAAAGGGTGTTGAACAGAAGAGAAAGCAATTGGGGATTTAGGGTCACCCCTACCAGTTAGCCTAACAGCCACAATGGTGAGCTCATCCCAAGTGGGCACATAATAGCCATATGCCATCAGCTTGGCCATAGACAGTCTTGCTTATGTTTCTGCATTTGGAAACCTTTCCCTGTGAACTTGGGTTGCAAGCCaaagcctgtagctttaagaaattgattacttcagtggccattgctagggaACCACTACAATATTGCCAGTTTTCAAGCTCTGGTTTCTGCCAGCCAAGGACTAGCAATCCCTGGGGGCTCCAGGAAGCTGGGCATCATGCAGTGCTATGATGTCACTCCTGGGGAGTCACATCACATGTTGCCTGAACATTCTGGCAGTCCCTGAAAAATCTGTTGTTTTATATTACTTTTGCTAGTTATCCTGGTGGCATGTAACACTGCTGTCCTTGCATTCACAGTAGCAATGCAAGCTACTTCCGCTACGAGTCCTTCCGCTGATGTCGGCTGATCACGTGAAGGCAAGATTTTTTCCTTCTGAGCAAGCCGTCACTTAAAATACGAAAGATGGGCGTGTGAGAGAAGCTAGTCTGAGGACTTCGTAAGTTGGCTTGTGGAAAAGCTGCAACGCAGCGAAACGTGATAAAAGTcggtgattgcgtgaaggcaagatttttttccttctgaagtaggcatcagtggaaggactccgtCTGGGATTTACTTTCAAGTAGTATTACTCTACAAAGACTTTTTGACGTTTTCCAGAGTCATCCTTTGGAACAGTATTCCTttgtttgggactttatgttctttatgtattttattatctTTGGATGAATTTGTGGATGCTTTTGCACATTTATAATATAAATTTTTGTAAATTTGTTATAAGTGTTGTGTATTTCTGACGCAGTTGTTTTTtgggttcttcttcttctcccacctgtggattggcaaccctggtatAGATAAACTTAACTCTGTGTTTCGCTTCCTCAGATCCGATATcgaaagaaagcaagagaagagCGTTCGGCAATTTACGAGGTACATTCAGTTAATAACAATATTCATATTtcttaacacaggggtgtcaaacatgtggcccaagggccggaTAAGGCTCCTggaaggttcctatcaggcccacgagcgactcactgtcatttgctttccttctctctctctctcttgcttccttctgcatcacagcttgttttgccagggttgttcaattgcacaagagcacaagagcaaggcctctattttcGCCATTGGCTGATCAACACTTGAAGCAACTTATGCACAAAAACTTGcgatgcccagccatttaatgttttcccctgggtcttaggctcaaagcattgaccatgagatttctgtaatgaatgtcaataaatcaaaagtaggtttgcagtttacagacacacacctgaacaacacctgaacagcatactcaagattgctacagcacattgtctcctgattctgatgcaataattcagagcaagaggtgtcatttatcagagactgttataTAAACAAAATACcgcaagagtgctaatttttttttaaatcttcaattgcgtttgtctttgttctttataaagtttatatctccactatctggcattacattttatgacacacatggcctggtctgacaaggtctcatttatgttcgatccagccctcatgacaaatgagtttgaccagggctttttttgcagcagaaactcctttgcatattaggctacaccccctgatgtagccaatcctccaagagcttaaagggctgttattacagggcctactgtaaactccaagaggattggctacatcagggggatgtggcctaacatgcaaaggagttcctgctacaaaaaagacctgagtttgacacccctgttagcATGTCTACAGAATGTGTTCAAACATAAGTGCTTTGTATACATCATCTCAGTTATCTGTAATCAGATTCGTGATATTGGACAAGATCCAAGACAGTTTGTACCAGAGCTGAAAAACCCAAATCCTTCTCTTCTTTCCAGGAAGTAATAAGAATTTGTATGTTCATTAATTCTGCGATGATTTAAATTTTCCCACCCCCAGAACTTTTACCAGCTTTGGGGCTGGCTGTAGGGGTACCCTGAGCATTGTTATCCCTGATAAACAGGGTCTAGTGTTACCAATtctgggtcaggaaattcctggagatttgttagAGCCGCCTGGGTGGGCAGAGCTTGTGGAGTGGTGGGAATCAGAgggctataatgccacagagtccaccatccaaagcagccactttctccgggggaactgatctctgttggctAGAAATCAGCTGGAATTCCAAGAGATATCCAGGCgctacctgtaggttggcaaccctcagtGATAGAAACTATCCTGCATACAATAGTATGGGATTTTAGAGCACAGCACAGCAGTTTCCGAATGGGCAAAACCCATCCCGCCCATCCCACCCTGAGCAAATATAGACAGCCTTTTCCTTATCCTTGAGCAGGTGAAACAAAACCAGACATATTTAAGGTGCAAAGGAACAGCTTTTGGCAAGAAGCTGGTTCTTGTAGGACGCATAGGCCTCTTGGTTGGGAagaacctggagattttgggggggaagcctgaggaggaagggaagaacttcagtggggtacaatgaatctcacagagtccaccttccaaagtagccattttctccaggggaactgatttctgctgcccggagatcagttgttataccaggagatctccagccaccagctggaggttggcagccttaagGATTTAAGGCACTGACCACTGTAAACAGACCATGTCCACAGTCCATTCATAATTTCTCTAGGCCAAGGACAAATctgtgatgatgatgaagaagaagactttggatttataccccgcccttcactcggagtctcagagcagctcacaatctccttttccttcctctctccacaagagGTAGGTAGGGATGatagagctctaagagaactgctcttgagcagaacaggtctgagagagtgatgactgatccaaggtcactggatgagtggggaatcaaacccggttctcccagataagagtctgtgcatttaacctcaTTTAACTCTCATGAGCCATGTCCTCTCTCATGAGCCATGAATagatttgccaacctccaagtggggcgtaaggttgccaagtctcctgctggtggtggtggggggacttTTTTTTGCCCGCATGCAGCTCAATGACATTGCCTGGACGTAATGTATTGCGCCAGGCACGTCACGTGGGGACGCTctaagaaactctatggttttgcatggggacattctagcaattgggggggggactctatggtaccatagattcCCCCCCTCCCGAAATTGCTGGAGTGTCCCGgaacaaaaccatagagtttccccgctCAATGTGCCCAGCgtgatatgtcacttctgggtgccgCACACCCCGCACAGTGATGGGACTCTTGGGCAAGTGGGGATCCCTCCGGTGGCCTCCTCCCTGCTGAGGGGGTTGAGGCCCGCCAAAGTGGGCGATCTCCCGCCCCTGGtggaaacttggcagccctaatggggcctggagatctcccagaattacaactgatgtctagatgacagagatcagtttctgtgggaaatggctgctttggaggatggactctatggcataatacccagctgaggtcctcccccaggcttcaccctctaaatctccaggtatttcccaacccagagagcTAGCAACCGTAGCTAAGGTTACAAAATCCAAATGGGCCTaaaattctcctggaattacaatagtTCCccaaaatggtagctttggagaACAGAGTCTACACCTGCTCCCCCTACTGGTGGCCAGGGGAACCTGGTAACAACCCTTAAGCTcaactctctcccctccctgaacTCTGCCTTCCCTGGGCACCTCACAAAAATCTTGAGGAAttccccaaaccagagttggcgtCCCTTATCAGTGGGGTGGGGTAATGGGAAGGCTGGAGGGCAGGTCCTTTTCCAGGGTGATCTTTTTGTTGACTCAATATGCccctgttgtagggttgccaatccccagttgggggcaggggatcccccagttttgaagtcctccccttgcttcaagattatcagaaaatgtgtgtgtgtgggggggggaatctctgctgggcactacattattccctatggagaccggtctccatagggtataatgttggATCAAGCAGTGGGCAtctggcacttggggggggggactattttttgaggtagaggcaccaaattttcagcatagtatctaatggccctcctcaaaacaaccccaagtttcaaaaaaatattggaccaagggttccaattatatgagcccccaaagaaggtgcccccatccttcattatttccaaacggagggaaggcgtttaaaaggtgtgcggtccctttaaatgtgatggccagaaattcCTTTGGAAtccagtcatgcttgtcacacccttcctcctggccccaccccaaaaatcttctggccccacccccaaaattctcagatatttcttgagttggacctggcaaccctatcctgttgAGGGACATCATGGCATGGTGCTTTGGCAAGCTATATCCCTGGCTCCAGTGAGGGCTGGGCAGTGTGAAAGGAGGCATCTTCCCTGCCATGGAGCAGAGAATTAGAAGGGTGGCAGAAGCTTCCccacagtggtggtggggagggcaaCCATCATGACAACTTTCCTGCAATGTTGGGGAAGGGCTGCTAAGTCTTTTGTTTGggacaccccccaaaaaaacattgCACAACAGGCAGAAACTCAGCAGGTGCAGCTACTGCCATAGCTTCCTTTTTTCTGCTGGGGAAAAGCTAACTGTGTGGGTTGTCTGCCTGACAGGGCGACGACACAGAAGCCCTTGCAGTAAAATGTAGTGACCTTGCTGCTCTCAAATGAATTGATCTAGCGCAAGGGCGTTTGTTCCCATTGTGTCATCTGTCGGAATAGCTCCACGATGTTAATTTTAtcgttttactgtttttagaattttaattaatttttacctattgtttaaattattgtataatttgtTATATtaattgatgttgttagccgccctgagcctgcctcggcggggagggcgggatataaataaaatgtattattattaaatgTATTATTTTGCATTGAATTTAAAATCTTGgcggagagaaagaaagggggcTGGACAAGTTTGAAGAAGTTAACATATTTTCGTTTTCTGTTTATGATTCCTGTTTTTCTGAATCCTCATctcattttcttttctctctctctagaaAGTGGAAGGAGTCTACACAGTGAGTATCTGTCAGTATTCTTTGGATGGGAGGGGCACAGGCAGTTCTAGGCATCTTTGCATTGAAATATTTGTATCTCTACTTTGTTGCTTTGTGTCTTTAATCATAACAGTTGTGAATGGGTTTtacaatttgaaaaaaaaaggcTGAGAGTGATGACCACGAATGAGAAGCCGATCAAGACAATGGCAACACAACACTGTATTTTTAAAGAGGCAAAAATAACAGCCAAGAAatagaaagtgggggtgggggggatggtgcAGAGGGAAAATCAATTTTATTTCGTTCAAGGATCCCTGTGGGTTTGGCACACAACTTTATCAGGGATACACaacata contains:
- the FCER1G gene encoding high affinity immunoglobulin epsilon receptor subunit gamma isoform X1, whose translation is MKLGLLTALLVLLTAAEAEALQEPQLCYILDGILFVYGITLTFLYCRLKIRYRKKAREERSAIYEKVEGVYTGLVTQETDTYTPLELPKVEARGKVPEEPVEE
- the FCER1G gene encoding high affinity immunoglobulin epsilon receptor subunit gamma isoform X2: MKLGLLTALLVLLTAAEAEALQEPQLCYILDGILFVYGITLTFLYCRLKIRYRKKAREERSAIYEVHSGLVTQETDTYTPLELPKVEARGKVPEEPVEE